Below is a window of Camelina sativa cultivar DH55 chromosome 11, Cs, whole genome shotgun sequence DNA.
CCGCAGAGTTCATCAATACACAGATGAATCAACAATATGAAAATAGAAGAAACACTATCAGGAGTAAGAGTTGCAACCataatgaagaaaagaaaaaaggcgAGAACAGAAAGTAATTTGACCTGGATCTGGATTTTTTGTCGGGATGGTATTGAATGGAGAGCCTTCTATATGCTTTCTTAATTTCAAAATCGGTAACTCCAAGTTCCAGTCCAAGAATACTGAATGGGTCAATAACTTGAGTCTGTAGCAGCCAATAAGGTAAATGAGAAAGTGGATACAGAGGGAGAAAAAGACAAGAGAGCAGCAGGTAATGAGATTGAGGAGAATAAATTACCTGCTGCTTTTGCTGTCTAAGTAAAAAACACCATggaaaccaaaaacaagaaccCATATAAGAAACaccatggaaacaaacaaagtctTCCTCAGATCCTCACCGGCAAACCATAAATAAACCCAAAGAACTTTATACCTTTATTACTTGGCCGTCAAATCAGATGAGAGTAGAAGAAACaccatggaa
It encodes the following:
- the LOC104724389 gene encoding dnaJ protein ERDJ2B-like isoform X3; amino-acid sequence: MGSCFWFPWCFLLRQQKQQTQVIDPFSILGLELGVTDFEIKKAYRRLSIQYHPDKKSRSSKVMEVFTKAAMEILVRRTDDKPLQKLFMCVRSELNLDLKNMKQDQAKFWKQHPAVVKT
- the LOC104724389 gene encoding dnaJ protein ERDJ2A-like isoform X2, which codes for MVFLIWVLVFGFHGVFYLDSKSSRLKLLTHSVFLDWNLELPILKLRKHIEGSPFNTIPTKNPDPVMEVFTKAAMEILVRRTDDKPLQKLFMCVRSELNLDLKNMKQDQAKFWKQHPAVVKT
- the LOC104724389 gene encoding dnaJ protein ERDJ2A-like isoform X1; translated protein: MGSCFWFPWCFLLRQQKQQVIYSPQSHYLLLSCLFLPLYPLSHLPYWLLQTQVIDPFSILGLELGVTDFEIKKAYRRLSIQYHPDKKSRSSKVMEVFTKAAMEILVRRTDDKPLQKLFMCVRSELNLDLKNMKQDQAKFWKQHPAVVKT